In a single window of the Nicotiana tomentosiformis chromosome 8, ASM39032v3, whole genome shotgun sequence genome:
- the LOC104090842 gene encoding glutaredoxin-C9-like, whose translation MQEALPYKSWQNFPTDFRTLNKSSSLLNQESKGDVKNMITENAVIVFGQRGCCMSHVIKCLLHFLGVNPVIYDIEEKYENEVVKELEDISGGDRKDGGLQLPAVFIGGELFGGLDRIMAAHISGELTPVLKQAGALWL comes from the coding sequence ATGCAAGAAGCACTTCCATACAAGTCATGGCAAAATTTTCCAACAGATTTCAGAACTCTAAACAAATCTTCCTCTTTATTAAATCAAGAATCAAAAGGGGATGTCAAGAACATGATTACAGAAAACGCCGTTATTGTTTTCGGTCAGCGCGGCTGTTGTATGAGCCATGTTATAAAATGTTTGCTTCATTTTCTTGGAGTGAACCCTGTTATTTATGacattgaagaaaaatatgaaaatgaggttGTAAAAGAGCTGGAGGATATCAGCGGCGGTGATCGGAAAGATGGTGGTTTGCAGTTGCCGGCGGTGTTTATCGGAGGAGAGTTGTTCGGAGGACTGGATCGGATTATGGCTGCTCATATTAGTGGTGAATTGACTCCTGTATTGAAACAAGCTGGGGCATTGTGGCTTTGA